In the genome of Triticum urartu cultivar G1812 chromosome 5, Tu2.1, whole genome shotgun sequence, one region contains:
- the LOC125507441 gene encoding uncharacterized protein LOC125507441: MEGKHMVMSAVGIGIGVGVGLGLASAPWSGGGSGGPARAGVTLERVEHELRRLVVDGRDSKVTFDEFPYYLSEQTRVVLTSAAYVHLKQAEISKYTRNLAPASRAILLSGPAELYQQMLAKALAHYFEAKILLLDPTDFLIKLHGKYGTGSSEQSVTRSISETTLEKMSGLLQSFTMTPQKEQSRGGMRRQSSMTDMKLRSSESTNSMPRLRRNASTSSDMSSLASQGPPSNSAPLRRSSSWTFDEKMLVQALYKVLHKVSKKSPIVLYIRDVEKFLQKSPKMFLLFEKLLAKLEGPVLLLGSRIVDMDFDDDELDDRLSALFPYNIDIKPPENENCLVSWNSQLEEDMKIIQFQDNRNHITEVLAENDLECLDLGSICLSDTMGLSKYIEEIVVSAVSYHLMNHKDPEYRNGKLILSAKSLSHALEIFQENKVCDKDTMKLERHTDARKVCFFLLFLHF, translated from the exons ATGGAGGGGAAGCACATGGTGATGTCGGCGGTGGGGATCGGGATAGGCGTCGGCGTGGGGCTGGGGCTGGCATCCGCGCCGTGGTCGGGCGGAGGGTCTGGAGGCCCGGCGCGGGCCGGGGTGACGCTGGAGCGGGTGGAGcacgagctccgccgcctcgtcgtcgacggcaGGGACAGCAAGGTCACCTTCGACGAGTTCCCATACTACCTCAG TGAGCAAACACGCGTCGTGCTGACGAGCGCCGCGTACGTCCACCTGAAGCAAGCAGAGATCTCCAAATACACCAGGAATCTCGCCCCTGCTAGCCGCGCGATTCTGCTGTCAGGCCCTGCAG AGCTTTACCAGCAGATGCTCGCCAAGGCGCTCGCGCACTATTTCGAAGCCAAAATCCTCCTGCTGGATCCTACAGATTTTCTCATAAAG CTTCACGGCAAATACGGCACCGGTAGCAGCGAACAG TCTGTTACAAGATCCATCTCCGAGACGACTCTTGAAAAGATGTCTGGATTACTCCAGTCTTTTACGATGACTCCACAGAAGGAGCAATCCAGAG GAGGTATGCGTAGACAAAGCAGTATGACCGACATGAAATTAAG GAGCTCTGAAAGTACAAACAGCATGCCCAGGCTCAGAAGAAATGCATCTACTTCATCAGATATGAGTAGCCTGGCATCGCAAGGCCCTCCAAGCAATTCAG CTCCTCTCAGACGTTCTAGTAGCTGGACTTTTGATGAGAAAATGCTGGTGCAAGCGTTATACAAGGTTCTGCATAAAGTATCTAAGAAGAGCCCAATTGTCCTCTACATAAGAGATGTCGAGAAGTTTCTTCAGAAGTCCCCCAAAATGTTTCTTTTATTTGAGAAACTACTGGCCAAGCTTGAAGGGCCAGTGCTGCTTCTCGGTTCAAGGATTGTGGATATGGACTTTGATGATGATGAGCTGGATGACAGGCTATCTGCTTTATTCCCATATAACATAGACATCAAGCCGCCCGAAAATGAGAATTGCCTTGTAAGCTGGAACTCCCAGTTAGAAGAAGATATGAAGATTATTCAGTTTCAAGATAATCGGAACCATATCACGGAAGTCCTTGCAGAGAATGATCTCGAGTGTCTTGATTTAGGCTCAATATGTCTATCCGATACAATGGGCCTCAGTAAGTATATTGAGGAGATTGTGGTATCTGCAGTTTCTTACCACTTGATGAATCATAAAGACCCAGAGTACCGGAATGGAAAACTAATTCTATCTGCTAAAAG CTTGTCCCATGCATTGGAAATTTTTCAAGAGAACAAGGTGTGCGATAAGGACACCATGAAGTTGGAAAGACATACTGACGCTCGAAAGGTTTGTTTCTTTTTATTGTTTTTACACTTCTAG